Proteins encoded by one window of Dehalococcoidia bacterium:
- a CDS encoding LysR family transcriptional regulator: MELYQLETFLAVAREQSFTRAGEILGLTQ, from the coding sequence ATGGAGCTGTATCAACTCGAGACCTTTCTGGCCGTAGCACGCGAGCAGAGCTTCACGCGCGCCGGCGAGATCCTCGGCCTTACGCAG